A window of Yoonia sp. SS1-5 genomic DNA:
GCGAAACGCTACACATCGCTGTCGAGAAGACGATCAAAACGCACGACCAATCGGACAGTGCGCAACCCGTTCTCAGCGTCGCAAGCTGAGATGTCCGTCAGATCAAGTCTGAAGTTTTACAATTCACGAGAATTGCGGTTTCCCCGCGCGGGCAGACCGCAATATGAAAGTTTACAAACGCCCGATCCGCGCTCCAGTAAGTGATCCCGTACGCCGCCGCGGCGAACACACGGCCCGGGCCTTTCGCATCAAGCGTCGAGCACTATCCCGAACTCTTGCCCGAAGGCTCGACAATAGGCGACCCAATCGTGAAACTCTTCGGTTGTAAAGACGTCGGGGCCTTTGGCCTCCCACTCGCCGGTTTTGCGGTCGATCATCGCCCATATGACGTTTTCGGGATCGGCTATCCCTTCTACCTCGGCCTGCATAATTGCGGCCTCTGCCCAGCGTCGGGTGGCAATCAAAAGCTTTTCGACGGCATCGTCCGATCTGACCCATTGGGCAGCATTTTGATGGATCGCCGCACATTCAGCCATGCTTTCACTATAAGACTGCGCCGCTGCCGGCGCGGCGAGCATGCCAGCCAGAATGATCCATGTCGTTCTCATCCGACGCCTCTACCCCAACCGGCTGACAATCACGGTCACCTCGGGTTTCTTGCCAATCTCGGCCTGGGCAGACCGGCGCGCAATCGTCTTGAGCTCTTTTTCCAACTTCACCTCGTCGCGCAATGTCTTGCCATTCGCACGGTTCACGAATTGGCTCAGGTCTTCCTCGACAACCTCGACCAAAGCGGCGTTGGAATTTCCCGTCTCTGCCAGCCCGGAAATCTCGACCCATGGATCACCTAGCGGGTCGCCATCCTCATCAATGATCAGCGTCACGATCATATGCCCGTTCAGCGCCATGCGGATCCGGTCGCGCACGATGCCGTCCATGGCGCCGACCTGCACCGACCCGTCCAGATAGGTGCGGCCGGTGTCGATATATTCCGCCACGGTCGGTTGGTTGCCGGACAGATCAATCATCATGCCATTGACGACGACGATCCCTGTCAGCCCGCCCGCATTGCCAAGTTTCACATGCTCGCGCAGATGCCGGTGTTCGCCATGCATGGGGATCAGGATTTGCGGCTTTACAATCTGGTGCATGGTTTGCAGATCGGGCCGGTTTGCATGGCCCGAGACGTGATATTTGCCGCCCGCATCGTCAATCACGTCGACGCCCAGCTCGGACAATTGGTTCATGATCCGGATCACGCCCCGTTCGTTCCCCGGAATGGTCTTGGAGGAAAACAGGAACGTATCCCCCTCTTTCAACTTCAGCCCCAGATAGGATCCTTGCGCCAATTGCGCCGATGCAGCCCGCCTTTCCCCCTGCGAGCCGGTCACCAGCAGCATCAGGTTCTCGCGCGGAATATTCAGCGCATCTTCGGGTGAGACGACGGCCGGAAAACCGCTCAGAATGCCCACATCAGTTGCCGCTTCAACCATCCGCCGCATGGCCCGACCCAACAAAACAACGGACCGATCCGCCTTTTGTGCCGCAATGGCCAGTGTCTTGAGCCGGGCAATATTCGACGCAAAGGTGGTGGCCACGACCATCCCGGTCGCATCCTTCATCATCTCGGCAATTGCGTCGCCAATCGTGCTTTCCGACCGGCCGGGATCGGGCGAGAACACATTGGTGCTGTCGCAGATCAACGCCTTGACCCCATCCTTTGATATCTCTTCCCAGAGACCCTTATCCCATGGATCACCAACCACGGGGGTCTCATCAATCTTGAAATCGCCCGAGTGAATGATCCGCCCATCTGGGCTGTCGATCACCAATCCCGCACTTTCCGGGATCGAATGGCTGATCGGGACGTAAGAGACCTTGAACGGCCCACATGCGATGACATGTGGATAGACATCGACAACGGTCACCACCCCCTCTGGCTGGCCATGTTCGCCCAGCTTCCGGCGCGCGATATTGGCCGTGAACGGCCGGGCATAGACAGGTGCCCCCAACTGTTCCCAATAGTGCCCGATCGCGCCAACATGGTCTTCATGCGCGTGGGTGATGAAAATCCCGTCAATCTGTGCCTTCCGCTCGCGAAGCCAGGCAATATCCGGCAGGATCAGATCGACCCCCGGGGTCCCGTCCATATCAGGGAATGTCACACCCAGATCGACCACGATCAGCCGTTCTTTGCCAGCTGCGCCATAGCCATAGACATAGGCGTTCATCCCGATTTCCCCGGCGCCGCCAAGGGGAAGGTAGATCAGCCGGTCACTCATGCATTGTCCTTGTTATACTGGTGGATGACGGTCAGACCGTGCATCGTCAAATCATCTTCGAAAGCGTCAAAAAGGGTCTCTGCCTGCTGAAAGAGCGGGGCCAGCCCACCGGTCGAGATGACCTGCATCGCAACACCCCTTTCGGCTTTGATCCGCGCGCATATCTCACGCACGAGCCCGATGTAACCCCAAAAAACGCCCGATTGCATACAGGCAACAGTGTTGGTCCCCACAACCGCCTGTGGTTTGGAAATATCCACATGCGGCAGTGCGGCCGCGGCATTGTGAAGCGCCTCCAGCGACAGGTTCACGCCGGGTGCAATGACCCCGCCCACATAGGCCCCGTCATGGGCCACCACATCAAATGTCGTGGCTGTTCCAAAATCGACGACAATCAGGTCCCCACCATGCCGGTCAAACGCCCCGGCTGTGTTCACCAGTCTGTCCGGCCCGACCTGCGTGCCTTCGTCCACACGCGGCGCCTTTGGCAGCAGGCAATCGGGCTTGCCCACCACAAGCGGGCGGCAGTTATAGTACCGGTCCGCAAATACCCGCAGGTTAAACACGACCCGTGGCACGGTCGAGCTGACAATCACCTCGTCGATATGCACATCCAGGTTCTGGAACCGCATCAGGGTGGACAGCCAGACATAGTATTGATCTGCCGTGCGCTGCCATTCGGTGCTGGTCCGCCATGTGGCCAGAAACTGCTGTCCGTCCCAGATCGAAAAGACAGTATTTGTATTGCCGCAATCAATGGCCAAAAGCAT
This region includes:
- a CDS encoding ribonuclease J, which encodes MSDRLIYLPLGGAGEIGMNAYVYGYGAAGKERLIVVDLGVTFPDMDGTPGVDLILPDIAWLRERKAQIDGIFITHAHEDHVGAIGHYWEQLGAPVYARPFTANIARRKLGEHGQPEGVVTVVDVYPHVIACGPFKVSYVPISHSIPESAGLVIDSPDGRIIHSGDFKIDETPVVGDPWDKGLWEEISKDGVKALICDSTNVFSPDPGRSESTIGDAIAEMMKDATGMVVATTFASNIARLKTLAIAAQKADRSVVLLGRAMRRMVEAATDVGILSGFPAVVSPEDALNIPRENLMLLVTGSQGERRAASAQLAQGSYLGLKLKEGDTFLFSSKTIPGNERGVIRIMNQLSELGVDVIDDAGGKYHVSGHANRPDLQTMHQIVKPQILIPMHGEHRHLREHVKLGNAGGLTGIVVVNGMMIDLSGNQPTVAEYIDTGRTYLDGSVQVGAMDGIVRDRIRMALNGHMIVTLIIDEDGDPLGDPWVEISGLAETGNSNAALVEVVEEDLSQFVNRANGKTLRDEVKLEKELKTIARRSAQAEIGKKPEVTVIVSRLG
- a CDS encoding type III pantothenate kinase, which codes for MLLAIDCGNTNTVFSIWDGQQFLATWRTSTEWQRTADQYYVWLSTLMRFQNLDVHIDEVIVSSTVPRVVFNLRVFADRYYNCRPLVVGKPDCLLPKAPRVDEGTQVGPDRLVNTAGAFDRHGGDLIVVDFGTATTFDVVAHDGAYVGGVIAPGVNLSLEALHNAAAALPHVDISKPQAVVGTNTVACMQSGVFWGYIGLVREICARIKAERGVAMQVISTGGLAPLFQQAETLFDAFEDDLTMHGLTVIHQYNKDNA